In Panulirus ornatus isolate Po-2019 chromosome 13, ASM3632096v1, whole genome shotgun sequence, the genomic window ACAGTTACAAGGGCAAAACTATATTGTATTTAGCTTATTATCGCTATTAACTTTGGACATTGAATGGTTTTATTAAGTAATTCTATTGCAGTTTTTAGAGGATGAAATAACCGTAATGTGAATTTTAGCTTTGCATTATTAGCCTTTATTAAACTGTACCACATGAGTTGAAAATAATGTatgagggaaaatgtggggttccAGGTAAAAATGGAAAATACACGTTACAGTCCTAAAAGCAGGCAGATTAATCTTAAAATTTATTATACTTCGGTCACACCCATGACTGATTTCCGTGCAAGTAGCACCAGGTGTGAAACAGGTTATCATTGTTTACTTATCACGCAGTTCTAATAATAATCCTAAGGATGGGCAGAGATCAGCATTAATTACAAACTAATAcctataaatacatataattgTATCAACTccattataatgaaatataaacatcTTCAGAAACAATGGAGATGTAGAATAAGATGGAGTTCATGGTTATGTAAAATTAAGCATCAAAACCTTAAATAAACTACCTCCTGAGGAAACATCTTAACATCAGCAGACCATGTACAACTTGCCATTATCTTAAGCTATTTCCTCCCACTATAAGCCAGGTAACAACACCCCCTGGGGAGACAAAAAACAACTTGAAACCAGCACACTGTGTACCTCTTACCATTATCTTAGCTATTTCCTTCCACTATAAAGCAGGTGACACCTCCTGGGAAGACAGCACTAGCAGACTGTCTACCATTTGCCTTTATCTTAGCTATTTCCTCCAACTAAAAACTCGGTGATGAAAACACCTGGGAGACAACACCAGCAGACTACCTTTATCTTGGCTATTTCCTCCCACCTTAAaccaggtgagtttgaatggaaaaaactggagaaactgaattatttattattttattttgctctgtcgctgtctcccgcattagcgaggtagcacaaggaaacagacgaaagaatggcccaacccacccacatacacatgtatatacatacacatccacacacgcaaatatacatacctatacatctcaatgtacacatatatatacacacagacatatacatatatacacatgtacataattcatactttctgcctttacttattcccattgctaccccgccacacatggaataacaaccccctcccccctcatgtgtgtgaggtagcattaggaaaagacaacaaaggccccattcgttcacactcagtctctagctgttgtgtaataatgcaccaaaaccactgaagtgttttagatatctgggagtggatttagcagcagacggaaccatggaagcggaagtgagtcacagagtggggagggggtgaaggttctgtgagcattaaaggatgtgtggaagggaagaacgttatcttggagaacaaaaatgggtatggttgaaggaatagtggttccaacaatgttatatggttgtgaggcatggggtatagatagggttgtgtggaggaggagggatgtgttggaaattaaatgtttaaggacaatacgtggtgtgaagtggtttgatcaagtacgtaatgaaagggttagagagatgtgtggtaataaaaagagtgtggttaagaaagcagaggagggtatgttgaaatagtatggtcacatggagagaatatgtgaggaaagattgacaaggaggatatatgcgtcagaggtagagggaacaaggagaagcaggagaccaaattggaggtggaaggatggagtgaaaaagattttgagcaatcaaagcctgaacatacaggagagtgaaaggcatgcaaggaatagagtgaatttgaatgatgtggaataccagggtggacgtgctgtcagtggcttgaaccagggtatgtgaagcatctagggtaaaccatagaaagttttgtggggcctggatatggaaagggagctgtagtttcggtgcactacacaagacagctagagactgagtgtgaatgaatgtggcattttttgtcttttcctagcactaccttgggaggaggatgctatttcatgtatggcagggtggcgacaggaatggatgaaggctgcaagtatgaatatgtacatgtgtatatatgtttgtgtatgtatatgtatgtttacattgaaatgtataggtatgaatatgtgtgtgtgtgtgtgtgggcatttatgtatattcatgtgtatgtgggtgggttgggccattcttttgtctgtttcattgcgctacctcgctaacatggaagacggcgattaagtataatgaaaaaaaatatatatataaaccaggtgGTAACAACATCTGGGGAGACAACACCAGGAGACTGTGTATCACTGACCATTATCTTAGCTATTTCCTCCCACTATAAATCAGGTGGTGACTACACCTCCTGAGGAGACAACACCAGCAGACTGTGTaacaggtaaggatattcagtgcatgtatggatcatggtaaagtgcctgaggattggtgaaatgcatataTAGatccattgtgcaaaggcaaaagggaaaaaggtgagtgctcaaattacagaggcataagtttgttgagtatacttggataattgtatgggagggtattgattgagaggaaggcatgtacagaacatcagatgggaggagcagtgtggtttcagatgtgtggattaggtgtttattttgaagaatgtgcatgagaaatatcatacccttaactgcaacattactcacctttgtatttaaatcacccatcactaatacccagtcacatgcatcaaaactggtaGCACACACACTCAATTGCtcccatcatctttcttctcatgggtAGATGCATAAGCAATAATCACATCTCTTGAAATCCACTTTCAATTATACCCATATCAGTCTTTAGCTCACTTCCTTGCACTCATTCTTacattctcacaactcctgctacaGCAGCAgtgttaccccttccttagcttttccacctacaccaacccctgactttctcctaagacattcccaaaccatagttcccctttatccttgagctttctttcaatTAAAGCCATatcatccaagttcctttcttcaaacatactacgtatctatCCTTCACAGTTCCAAGTTAAATTTTTATAATGAGCATATTTCTCAAGCAAAATCCCAGCTAAAGTTATGAATCTCATGCTATTAAATTTTTCAAGTTTTGGAAAACAAATTATAAGGTTTCATGACCAGGGAATTTACTTTCCACAATATGACTAAGGTTACACTGCAAATTAAAATAAGACTCAATAATGAACAGATGgatgtacagacagacacactgatGATGATCGGCAGAACAGTCCCTAAACAACACAAAAATGGCTGCACTTAATGATGGACATAATGTATGTGGCTTGCAGTTGTTCACATAGTGGTTTTGTTTTATGAATAACTCACTTACAGTTATACAAGTATATATGAAAATTATAGTCAAATAAGGATAAATACCAATCTAACAAACTCTACAGAATTATGTGACTATTTACTTCTCAATTTCTTCTGACTAAAGACAGGGATATGATGAAATCACCATATTTGTTTTATCAATATCAGTTGCTTTCTTCATTGTAACAACAGGTCTATAAATTCTTTTATCACTATAAGCATGCTTATATTCTAGAAGCATGTGATTTACTGGTGCTAGTCCAATACAAGCACGGAGTATATTTTCTATACAACTGCGCTGGCGGAATAAGGAATTCATAACAGGAGTACCACATGGTACAAGTGGTGCTTTGCACAGGTAGCTAAGAATTGACAACACTGAGTTAAATTTTTCAAAACTGGATTCATGTTCAGTCTTGTACTGAATTCTTTCACACAGTTCTGCAAGTACAACAAGATCAATGATCAGAGGACTAGCAAGCAGAGAATCTTCACATGTGTTGTGGATAATGAGAGTATTTGATCCACCCATCATGATTTCAGATGTATACTCATCCATAGCACGTTTGCTGTCACCCACGTGAGGTACATACTTTATCACAACACAGTGGTCTGGACCTTTGCCATCAGGATACAGGATGTTATTAGATTCTACCATGTCATCTACAACACTGCTTTTTGAGATCTGCAATACAAATTAATGCCATCATAAGAATAACTTTGACAAAGAACATTCTTAATCATTTGTTGAAATGATGTGCTTCCATAAAGTCATAtttttcagattttcaatttACTAATCTCTATATGAATTCATATAACTGTCTCAATATAATTCAAATGTCACAATAGAAACAGAACATATAAACAATCATTACATGGTAATAACAACAAAGACACCAGTAGGGTAAAATTTACTGATGCAAATCAAAATTTTTCATCACATTAAAAAAATTATATCATGATATATTGCTGCATAACAATCACATATAAACTGATTATATAGTTTCTACTGAACTATTCACATTTTCTGTTTACAAACATAAGCTATGCTTTCAAATCATCTAAAGATATACCTCTTTTGATCTGAAAGTCTCTGGAGCACTGAGATTCTTTCCATCATTATTTCCAAGGTGATTATAGCTGACAATTGACTTTGGTTTGATTCCTGCACTGATCAGATAGTCCACCAGGACAGACTTCAGTTTTGTTTGACCTGATTTAAAGTCATCACCAGCAATAAAGACTTGCTTCTGCTCAGCCAACTCAATACATCCTGGCACAAAAGTGTTTTGTGGGGAACCATTGATATAAGTTACCTGAAATAATTTCAAAAACATGAAATACCTTCAGCCACTTAAGATATATAGATTTATTAGGGTGAATGAATCATGAAGGTAATTATCTTTTCATTTGTATAATGCAGTTGATTTGTGCATGAAGTTAAGGAGTACATGTAAATTTTAGCTTTATTTGAC contains:
- the LOC139752650 gene encoding inositol-3-phosphate synthase 1-A-like isoform X2; protein product: MAYSLKVQSPAVRYTASYIEADYSYITTHIEDNNGILTATPTEMKYTFKTQRKVPKLGLMLVGLGGNNGTTVTAAILANKHKLSWNTKDGVKKANYLGSITQVSTTYLGNGPKGEVYVPLKYLLPMVDPNDIVVDGWDISSLNLADAMERARVLDYNLQDQLKPYMKTLKPRPSVYFPDFIAANQVDRADNVMRGTKQEILDMIRKDIKDFKETSKVDKVIVLWTANTERFSNIIPEINGTAENLLKSIKNNESEISPSTLFAVASILEGVTYINGSPQNTFVPGCIELAEQKQVFIAGDDFKSGQTKLKSVLVDYLISAGIKPKSIVSYNHLGNNDGKNLSAPETFRSKEISKSSVVDDMVESNNILYPDGKGPDHCVVIKYVPHVGDSKRAMDEYTSEIMMGGSNTLIIHNTCEDSLLASPLIIDLVVLAELCERIQYKTEHESSFEKFNSVLSILSYLCKAPLVPCGTPVMNSLFRQRSCIENILRACIGLAPVNHMLLEYKHAYSDKRIYRPVVTMKKATDIDKTNMVISSYPCL